A stretch of the Salarias fasciatus chromosome 3, fSalaFa1.1, whole genome shotgun sequence genome encodes the following:
- the tmem88b gene encoding transmembrane protein 88b: protein MSLSGTLEKGAHHQALDLSEELPPHHHHHHHHANHHQHLHHSGSLASTTAVGGGRETPPRGVVVPPPYSAAESGGGGSEAPLELRGSLDCWACSVLVTAQNLVIAAINACLAGVVFGTILIPAIAMVVFGFLCHSTVRPHGTTPYCSELLTDGGCVALLVVGFLLVTPLLVLALAAYCRLARHLQLGLCFIPYSRAVYKNLPATQHRGLGGGCCGGRDDGKGKVWV from the exons ATGAGTCTGAGCGGCACCCTGGAGAAGGGGGCCCACCACCAGGCTCTGGACCTGTCCGAGGAgctgcccccccaccaccaccaccaccaccaccacgccAACCACCACCAGCACCTGCACCACTCCGGCTCCCTGGCCTCCACCACCGCCGTGGGCGGAGGCAGGGAGACCCCGCCGCGCGGCGTGGTCGTGCCCCCGCCGTATTCGGCGGCcgagagcggcggcgggggcagcGAGGCCCCGCTGGAGCTGCGGGGGTCCCTGGACTGCTGGGCCTGCTCGGTGCTGGTGACGGCCCAGAACCTGGTGATCGCCGCCATCAACGCCTGCCTGGCCGGCGTGGTGTTCGGCACCATCCTGATCCCCGCCATCGCCATGGTCGTGTTCGGCTTCCTCTGCCACTCCACA GTCCGCCCTCACGGGACGACCCCCTACTGCTCGGAGCTGCTGACGGACGGCGGCTGCGTGGCCCTGCTGGTGGTGGGCTTCCTCCTGGTCACCCCGCTGCTGGTCCTGGCGCTGGCGGCCTACTGTCGCCTGGCCCGCCACCTCCAGCTGGGCCTGTGCTTCATCCCGTACAGCCGGGCCGTGTACAAGAACCTGCCGGCCACCCAGCACCGCGGCCtgggcggcggctgctgcggggGCCGGGACGACGGCAAGGGGAAGGTCTGGgtgtga
- the LOC115386109 gene encoding calcium-binding protein 4-like, whose translation MNKVYNSVINSVFGAERELAQAELDELQEAFKEFDYDQDGYLNYKDVAECMRTMGYMPTEMELLEIVQQIKMRMGGLMDFEDFTELMGPRMMGETAGMLGLKELQSAFVQFDLDGDGKINQDEMKEAVKTLLGEKLKKGELEEILKELDINADGMIDFEEFVMMLSIR comes from the exons ATGAACAAAGTCTACAACTCTGTGATCAACAGTGTTTTCGGGGCG GAAAGAGAACTGGCCCAAGCTGAATTAGATG AGCTGCAAGAGGCCTTCAAGGAGTTTGACTACGACCAAGATGGCTACCTGAACTACAAAGACGTGGCGGAGTGCATGAGGACGATGGGCTACATGCCCACggagatggagctgctggagatcgTGCAGCAGATCAAGATGAGaa TGGGCGGACTGATGGACTTCGAGGACTTCACTGAGCTGATGGGACCCCGGATGATGGGGGAGACGGCCGGCATGCTGGGGCTGAAGGAGCTCCAGTCGGCCTTCGTGCAG TTCGACCTGGATGGAGACGGAAAGATCAATCAGGACGAGATGAAGGAGGCGGTCAAGACGCTCCTGGGGGAGAAGCTCAAAAAAGGCGAGCTGGAGGAGatcctgaaggagctggacaTCAACGCGGACGGAATGATCGACTTCGAAG AGTTCGTGATGATGCTCTCTATTCGCTGA
- the tdrd7b gene encoding tudor domain-containing protein 7B isoform X2: MSNQNTPSRKGNAPTDKPEKRMPLPSRFQKEVQAHLAKNAQAPRPPLSPNESPGSGKGKPYNPQLVQDRIKAILGKYSNGFWVSKLPQIYKELYEQDLPTEAIKDLDTWTHICTVEKTCSSNPSELLLYPAKEQSGSSSVSPVLNPNPSAAHVPTSVIPSDKSLRSPAQQRTPNPPLTRSGSQSPRSTPPSSWSPSPPSSPASLGPDLKQKLEELLVKYSNGLWAHALPKLFQDTYKIKLPGHVLENLDLLSDICTIDYPMPDNPKRAILYRRSSAGGGGGGDDENCNRRSSSASEEELRVRQELGRRLSSQEVPLLQIPKEEYPSVLVVEATNTNGVILRYIGEGYSQAQESMEDDMREFYGVEKSSQTPLSSPLSGQLVAVKAEEEEEVLRAQVCEVMSDKVKVYYVDHGFSEVINKTKVFELHEKFFKLPFQATKCKLAGLEPFCQEPAVLKKFEAMASGRILLAEILERRQTPLVVLYDTSQDDDVNINAACMKELHDKTLASPLRVNSAYMNVTVSSVCSDGTIYCQLPSRGLAKMNEILENIETYFHSQVTSEFLVSKPFCGKGCLARYKGKWSRVEITNLHGSRVLDIMFIDVGVHASVEVFELREIPPPFLRDLMAIPPQAVKCCLADLAVSVGSWTPDAIQWLREKVLNISDCSMKVAKVDDTKRCVYVHLFTDKNFHDPARSLNHQMAQTDLFKQQPDVFLTSHSPGKNSTVSLSSKTSSSNSESADGSPTSHPVPTRPHLRKALSGPRGGGSGGNTAARSQSETPKSPSPSLQMPPLLELPPAGNNLDVYVSVACHPGHFVLQPWRDMYKLVVLMGEMILYYNKTEEKPLNIEPNQIYAAKVENSWYRVLLKGVLNNGLVSVYELDYGEHELVSCTQLRPLIEEFRQLPVQGVTAQLAGVKQRQWSEEASMVFRNHVEKKPLVAQMEAVQDAASPWDRKVTVFLVDTSQEEKDIWVHDIMAEFADEPTGKP; encoded by the exons ATGTCCAATCAGAACACGCCCAGCAGGAAGGGAAACGCACCGACTGACAA GCCAGAGAAGAGGATGCCCCTGCCGTCTCGTTTTCAGAAGGAGGTGCAAGCTCACCTCGCCAAAAACGCCCAAGCTCCGAGAC CTCCCTTAAGTCCAAATGAGAGTCCTGGTTCAGGGAAGGGAAAACCCTACAACCCTCAGCTGGTCCAGGATCGCATCAAGGCCATCCTGGGGAAGTACAGTAACGGGTTCTGGGTGTCGAAGCTGCCACAGATCTACAAAGAGCTGTATGAGCAGGACCTCCCCACGGAGGCCATCAAAGACCTGGACACCTGGACTCACATATGTACC GTGGAAAAAACTTGCAGCAGCAACCCATCAGAGCTCCTTCTCTACCCCGCCAAAGAACAGAGCGGCTCGTCCTCGGTGTCGCCCGTGCTCAACCCAAACCCCTCCGCCGCCCATGTCCCGACTTCAGTTATCCCCTCAGACAAGTCTCTGAGATCCCCGGCGCAGCAGAGGACCCCAAACCCTCCCCTGACCCGCTCCGGCTCCCAGTCCCCTCGCTCCACGCCGCCGTCGTCTTGGTCGCCCAGCCCGCCCTCCTCCCCGGCGTCGCTCGGCCCCGATCTGaagcagaagctggaggagctgctggtgaagTACTCCAACGGGCTGTGGGCTCACGCGCTGCCCAAACTCTTCCAGGACACTTACAAG attaaacTTCCCGGACACgtcctggagaacctggacctCCTCTCAGACATCTGCACCATCGACTACCCGATGCCCGACAACCCCAAGAGGGCCATCCTGTACAGGAGGAGcagcgccggcggcggcggcggaggtgaCGATGAGAACTGCAACAGGAGGAGCTCCTCCGccagtgaggaggagctgagagtgAGGCAGGAGCTGGGCCGCCGGCTCAGCAGCCAGGAGGTGCCTCTGCTGCAGATCCCCAAGGAGGAGTACCCGTCTGTGCTGGTGGTGGAGGCCACCAACACCAACGGCGTCATACTCAG gtACATCGGCGAGGGTTACTCTCAGGCCCAGGAGTCCATGGAGGACGACATGAGGGAGTTTTACGGCGTGGAGAAAAGCAGCCAGACTCCTCTGTCGTCTCCGTTGTCGGGCCAGCTCGTTGCCGTcaaggcggaggaggaggaggaggttctgaGGGCCCAGGTGTGCGAGGTCATGTCAGACAAGGTTAAG gtctaCTACGTGGATCACGGCTTCTCAGAGGTGATCAACAAAACGAAAGTGTTCGAGCTGCATGAGAAGTTCTTCAAACTGCCGTTCCAGGCGACCAAGTGCAAACTCGCAG GCCTGGAGCCGTTCTGCCAGGAGCCCGCGGTGCTGAAGAAGTTCGAGGCGATGGCGAGCGGGCGCATCCTGCTGGCCGAGATCCTGGAGCGGCGGCAGACGCCGCTGGTCGTCCTGTACGACACGTCGCAGGACGACGACGTCAACATCAACGCCGCCTGCATGAAGGAGCTGCACGACAAGACGCTCGCCAGTCCCCTGCGG GTGAACAGCGCTTATATGAACGTGACCGTCAGCAGCGTCTGCTCCGACGGGACCATCTACTGTCAGCTGCCGTCCCGCGGTCTGGCCAAGATGAACGAGATTCTGGAAAACATCGAGACCTATTTTCACTCGCAG GTAACATCCGAGTTCCTTGTGTCCAAACCCTTCTGTGGGAAGGGCTGTCTGGCTCGTTACAAAGGCAAATGGTCCCGTGTGGAG ATCACCAACCTGCACGGCAGCCGGGTGTTGGACATCATGTTCATCGACGTGGGGGTTCATGCTTCTGTGGAAGTGTTCGAGCTGAGAGAGATCCCTCCGCCGTTCCTGCGCGACCTGATGGCAATCCCCCCGCAG GCTGTCAAGTGCTGTCTGGCGGACCTGGCGGTCAGTGTGGGGTCCTGGACGCCGGACGCCATCCAGTGGCTTCGAGAGAAAGTCTTAAACATCTCAGACTGCAGCATGAAG GTTGCGAAGGTCGACGACACCAAGCGCTGCGTCTACGTTCACCTGTTCACTGACAAGAACTTCCACGACCCGGCCCGCAGCCTCAACCACCAGATGGCTCAGACCGATCTGTTCAAACAGCAGCCGGACGTCTTCCTGACCAGCCACAG CCCCGGCAAGAATTCCACAGTGAGCTTATCCTCCAAGACGTCCAGCAGCAATAGCGAGTCTGCCGACGGCAGCCCCACGTCACACCCGGTCCCGACCAGGCCTCACCTCAGGAAGGCTCTCTCCGGGCCCAGAGGAGGCGGATCGGGAGGAAACACCGCCGCCAGGAGCCAGTCGGAAACACCCAAATCTCCCTCCCCTTCTTTACAGATGCCACCGCTGCTGGAGCTGCCCCCAGCAG GAAACAACCTGGATGTGTACGTGTCGGTGGCGTGCCACCCGGGCCACTTCGTGCTGCAGCCGTGGAGAGACATGTACAAGCTGGTGGTGCTGATGGGAGAGATGATACTGTACTACAACAAAACCGAAGAGAAGCCGCTCAACATCGAGCCCAACCAGATATACGCCGCTAAAGTAGAGAACAG cTGGTACCGCGTGCTGCTGAAGGGAGTCCTGAACAACGGCTTGGTGTCGGTGTACGAGCTGGACTACGGCGAGCACGAGCTGGTCAGCTGCACCCAGCTCCGGCCGCTGATCGAGGAGTTCCGGCAGCTGCCCGTCCAGGGCGTCACGGCTCAGCTGGCAG gagTGAAGCAGCGGCAGTGGTCGGAGGAGGCCTCCATGGTCTTCAGGAACCACGTGGAGAAGAAGCCCCTGGTGGCTCAGATGGAGGCCGTGCAGGACGCCGCCAGCCCGTGGGACAGGAAGGTCACCGTCTTCCTGGTGGACACCtcgcaggaggagaaggacatCTGGGTGCACGACATCATGGCCGAGTTCGCGGACGAGCCGACCGGCAAGCCGTAG
- the tdrd7b gene encoding tudor domain-containing protein 7B isoform X1, which produces MADAELVKKMLRAVLQANKGGVSLSRLQSEYKELTGEQIPHKQMGHNHLDGLLASMPSLVRVDRGRSGETVCFASGAGDTAHIAKVVARQRSSKKTGRPHLVNTQMRVKPAAPLVLNAKPQTSLRQPNHRGRGGGRGGGGGRGGGHGDFRQARDIRDGQSEGKSGGHPNKMSNQNTPSRKGNAPTDKPEKRMPLPSRFQKEVQAHLAKNAQAPRPPLSPNESPGSGKGKPYNPQLVQDRIKAILGKYSNGFWVSKLPQIYKELYEQDLPTEAIKDLDTWTHICTVEKTCSSNPSELLLYPAKEQSGSSSVSPVLNPNPSAAHVPTSVIPSDKSLRSPAQQRTPNPPLTRSGSQSPRSTPPSSWSPSPPSSPASLGPDLKQKLEELLVKYSNGLWAHALPKLFQDTYKIKLPGHVLENLDLLSDICTIDYPMPDNPKRAILYRRSSAGGGGGGDDENCNRRSSSASEEELRVRQELGRRLSSQEVPLLQIPKEEYPSVLVVEATNTNGVILRYIGEGYSQAQESMEDDMREFYGVEKSSQTPLSSPLSGQLVAVKAEEEEEVLRAQVCEVMSDKVKVYYVDHGFSEVINKTKVFELHEKFFKLPFQATKCKLAGLEPFCQEPAVLKKFEAMASGRILLAEILERRQTPLVVLYDTSQDDDVNINAACMKELHDKTLASPLRVNSAYMNVTVSSVCSDGTIYCQLPSRGLAKMNEILENIETYFHSQVTSEFLVSKPFCGKGCLARYKGKWSRVEITNLHGSRVLDIMFIDVGVHASVEVFELREIPPPFLRDLMAIPPQAVKCCLADLAVSVGSWTPDAIQWLREKVLNISDCSMKVAKVDDTKRCVYVHLFTDKNFHDPARSLNHQMAQTDLFKQQPDVFLTSHSPGKNSTVSLSSKTSSSNSESADGSPTSHPVPTRPHLRKALSGPRGGGSGGNTAARSQSETPKSPSPSLQMPPLLELPPAGNNLDVYVSVACHPGHFVLQPWRDMYKLVVLMGEMILYYNKTEEKPLNIEPNQIYAAKVENSWYRVLLKGVLNNGLVSVYELDYGEHELVSCTQLRPLIEEFRQLPVQGVTAQLAGVKQRQWSEEASMVFRNHVEKKPLVAQMEAVQDAASPWDRKVTVFLVDTSQEEKDIWVHDIMAEFADEPTGKP; this is translated from the exons ATGGCTGATGCAGAGCTGGTGAAGAAGATGCTGCGGGCCGTCCTCCAGGCCAACAAAGGAGGCGTCTCCCTGTCACGCCTGCAGTCCGAGTACAAGGAGCTGACAGGGGAGCAGATTCCACATAAGCAGATGGGGCACAACCACTTGGATGGTCTGCTGGCCAGCATGCCGTCTTTAGTCCgcgtggaccgcggccggtcAGGAGAG ACGGTGTGCTTTGCATCCGGGGCGGGTGACACGGCACACATCGCCAAGGTGGTGGCTCGCCAGCGAAGCTCCAAAAAGACCGGGCGACCCCACCTGGTCAACACCCAGATGCGGGTCAAGCCGGCCGCCCCGCTCGTTCTCAACG CCAAACCTCAGACCTCTCTGAGGCAGCCCAACCACCGCGGGCGAGGTGGCGGTCGAGGAGGGGGCGGCGGTCGCGGCGGCGGGCATGGAGACTTCAGGCAGGCAAGAGACATAAGGGATGGCCAGTCGGAGGGCAAGAGCGGGGGGCATCCGAACAAGATGTCCAATCAGAACACGCCCAGCAGGAAGGGAAACGCACCGACTGACAA GCCAGAGAAGAGGATGCCCCTGCCGTCTCGTTTTCAGAAGGAGGTGCAAGCTCACCTCGCCAAAAACGCCCAAGCTCCGAGAC CTCCCTTAAGTCCAAATGAGAGTCCTGGTTCAGGGAAGGGAAAACCCTACAACCCTCAGCTGGTCCAGGATCGCATCAAGGCCATCCTGGGGAAGTACAGTAACGGGTTCTGGGTGTCGAAGCTGCCACAGATCTACAAAGAGCTGTATGAGCAGGACCTCCCCACGGAGGCCATCAAAGACCTGGACACCTGGACTCACATATGTACC GTGGAAAAAACTTGCAGCAGCAACCCATCAGAGCTCCTTCTCTACCCCGCCAAAGAACAGAGCGGCTCGTCCTCGGTGTCGCCCGTGCTCAACCCAAACCCCTCCGCCGCCCATGTCCCGACTTCAGTTATCCCCTCAGACAAGTCTCTGAGATCCCCGGCGCAGCAGAGGACCCCAAACCCTCCCCTGACCCGCTCCGGCTCCCAGTCCCCTCGCTCCACGCCGCCGTCGTCTTGGTCGCCCAGCCCGCCCTCCTCCCCGGCGTCGCTCGGCCCCGATCTGaagcagaagctggaggagctgctggtgaagTACTCCAACGGGCTGTGGGCTCACGCGCTGCCCAAACTCTTCCAGGACACTTACAAG attaaacTTCCCGGACACgtcctggagaacctggacctCCTCTCAGACATCTGCACCATCGACTACCCGATGCCCGACAACCCCAAGAGGGCCATCCTGTACAGGAGGAGcagcgccggcggcggcggcggaggtgaCGATGAGAACTGCAACAGGAGGAGCTCCTCCGccagtgaggaggagctgagagtgAGGCAGGAGCTGGGCCGCCGGCTCAGCAGCCAGGAGGTGCCTCTGCTGCAGATCCCCAAGGAGGAGTACCCGTCTGTGCTGGTGGTGGAGGCCACCAACACCAACGGCGTCATACTCAG gtACATCGGCGAGGGTTACTCTCAGGCCCAGGAGTCCATGGAGGACGACATGAGGGAGTTTTACGGCGTGGAGAAAAGCAGCCAGACTCCTCTGTCGTCTCCGTTGTCGGGCCAGCTCGTTGCCGTcaaggcggaggaggaggaggaggttctgaGGGCCCAGGTGTGCGAGGTCATGTCAGACAAGGTTAAG gtctaCTACGTGGATCACGGCTTCTCAGAGGTGATCAACAAAACGAAAGTGTTCGAGCTGCATGAGAAGTTCTTCAAACTGCCGTTCCAGGCGACCAAGTGCAAACTCGCAG GCCTGGAGCCGTTCTGCCAGGAGCCCGCGGTGCTGAAGAAGTTCGAGGCGATGGCGAGCGGGCGCATCCTGCTGGCCGAGATCCTGGAGCGGCGGCAGACGCCGCTGGTCGTCCTGTACGACACGTCGCAGGACGACGACGTCAACATCAACGCCGCCTGCATGAAGGAGCTGCACGACAAGACGCTCGCCAGTCCCCTGCGG GTGAACAGCGCTTATATGAACGTGACCGTCAGCAGCGTCTGCTCCGACGGGACCATCTACTGTCAGCTGCCGTCCCGCGGTCTGGCCAAGATGAACGAGATTCTGGAAAACATCGAGACCTATTTTCACTCGCAG GTAACATCCGAGTTCCTTGTGTCCAAACCCTTCTGTGGGAAGGGCTGTCTGGCTCGTTACAAAGGCAAATGGTCCCGTGTGGAG ATCACCAACCTGCACGGCAGCCGGGTGTTGGACATCATGTTCATCGACGTGGGGGTTCATGCTTCTGTGGAAGTGTTCGAGCTGAGAGAGATCCCTCCGCCGTTCCTGCGCGACCTGATGGCAATCCCCCCGCAG GCTGTCAAGTGCTGTCTGGCGGACCTGGCGGTCAGTGTGGGGTCCTGGACGCCGGACGCCATCCAGTGGCTTCGAGAGAAAGTCTTAAACATCTCAGACTGCAGCATGAAG GTTGCGAAGGTCGACGACACCAAGCGCTGCGTCTACGTTCACCTGTTCACTGACAAGAACTTCCACGACCCGGCCCGCAGCCTCAACCACCAGATGGCTCAGACCGATCTGTTCAAACAGCAGCCGGACGTCTTCCTGACCAGCCACAG CCCCGGCAAGAATTCCACAGTGAGCTTATCCTCCAAGACGTCCAGCAGCAATAGCGAGTCTGCCGACGGCAGCCCCACGTCACACCCGGTCCCGACCAGGCCTCACCTCAGGAAGGCTCTCTCCGGGCCCAGAGGAGGCGGATCGGGAGGAAACACCGCCGCCAGGAGCCAGTCGGAAACACCCAAATCTCCCTCCCCTTCTTTACAGATGCCACCGCTGCTGGAGCTGCCCCCAGCAG GAAACAACCTGGATGTGTACGTGTCGGTGGCGTGCCACCCGGGCCACTTCGTGCTGCAGCCGTGGAGAGACATGTACAAGCTGGTGGTGCTGATGGGAGAGATGATACTGTACTACAACAAAACCGAAGAGAAGCCGCTCAACATCGAGCCCAACCAGATATACGCCGCTAAAGTAGAGAACAG cTGGTACCGCGTGCTGCTGAAGGGAGTCCTGAACAACGGCTTGGTGTCGGTGTACGAGCTGGACTACGGCGAGCACGAGCTGGTCAGCTGCACCCAGCTCCGGCCGCTGATCGAGGAGTTCCGGCAGCTGCCCGTCCAGGGCGTCACGGCTCAGCTGGCAG gagTGAAGCAGCGGCAGTGGTCGGAGGAGGCCTCCATGGTCTTCAGGAACCACGTGGAGAAGAAGCCCCTGGTGGCTCAGATGGAGGCCGTGCAGGACGCCGCCAGCCCGTGGGACAGGAAGGTCACCGTCTTCCTGGTGGACACCtcgcaggaggagaaggacatCTGGGTGCACGACATCATGGCCGAGTTCGCGGACGAGCCGACCGGCAAGCCGTAG